A portion of the Desulfovibrio sp. Fe33 genome contains these proteins:
- a CDS encoding cytochrome c3 family protein, protein MQNRYFTISVVVALLFAGAVAGYAIPAGKTGATSRLILDNTGGRVIFTHEVHAGEYGLDCGDCHHDGVEGQGYRPCGACHPAEFDEGFRVGHAKAFPGREACPRCHGDQPDGQPFPGRVPDMSSLPARGEAFHAQCRGCHEANGGPFDEDTCYQCHAR, encoded by the coding sequence TTGCAAAACAGATATTTCACGATTTCCGTTGTCGTTGCGCTCCTGTTTGCGGGCGCTGTGGCCGGGTACGCCATACCGGCGGGAAAAACGGGGGCGACCTCCCGGCTTATTCTGGACAACACCGGCGGCCGGGTCATTTTCACGCACGAGGTCCATGCCGGTGAGTACGGTCTGGATTGCGGGGATTGTCACCACGACGGCGTCGAGGGCCAGGGATACCGGCCGTGCGGAGCCTGCCATCCGGCAGAGTTCGACGAAGGGTTCCGCGTCGGCCATGCCAAGGCGTTTCCCGGTCGGGAGGCCTGTCCTCGATGCCACGGCGATCAGCCTGACGGTCAGCCTTTCCCCGGCCGGGTGCCGGACATGTCCTCCCTTCCCGCCAGGGGTGAGGCCTTCCATGCCCAATGCCGGGGGTGTCATGAGGCCAACGGCGGTCCCTTTGATGAAGACACCTGCTATCAGTGCCACGCGAGGTGA
- a CDS encoding 4Fe-4S dicluster domain-containing protein: MLKIRYPLDSQLANSIREMTPPKELHVNVRNLVLKVGKGAELRKGDIVAEHPSKGVGAFHASACGKVSGVNYHSLTVKCSGKAETVDPVNVETMGKGLELMRALQGLGVNVAQFESDVDVLVVNGQNPEPGISVAQQILRDGREELRAGLDMARRLLSPGRTVLAVPKGEETTIPGAETVGVKAKYPYSLDALVVRAITGKEFPEGVRAISVMDLYDLGRVVQTGLPITETLMSIAGHNYRVPIGTPVGHILNALSMAVFPGDIAVLGGPFRGEAIYSLDQGVKKGDHGLFVTSSDAIPAVQDAACINCGECVLQCPARIQPHLISRCAEYERFDEAVRYGLNSCFECGLCAFNCFARRPLLQYIRFAKAQILAKGRDARS; the protein is encoded by the coding sequence ATGCTCAAGATTCGCTATCCTCTTGATTCCCAGCTCGCCAATTCCATCCGGGAAATGACGCCTCCGAAGGAACTGCATGTCAATGTGCGCAATCTCGTCCTGAAGGTCGGGAAGGGCGCCGAGCTGCGCAAGGGCGACATCGTCGCCGAGCATCCTTCAAAGGGCGTCGGCGCGTTTCATGCGTCGGCCTGCGGCAAGGTCTCGGGCGTAAATTATCACAGCCTGACCGTGAAATGCTCGGGCAAGGCGGAGACCGTCGATCCGGTGAACGTGGAAACCATGGGCAAGGGCTTGGAGCTCATGCGTGCCTTGCAGGGGCTTGGCGTGAACGTGGCTCAGTTCGAGAGTGACGTCGATGTCCTGGTGGTCAACGGTCAGAATCCGGAACCCGGCATTTCCGTGGCCCAGCAGATTTTGCGCGACGGCCGCGAGGAGCTCCGCGCAGGGCTGGACATGGCGCGAAGGCTGCTTTCTCCGGGCCGGACCGTGCTGGCCGTGCCCAAGGGCGAGGAAACAACCATTCCCGGCGCGGAGACCGTGGGGGTCAAGGCGAAGTATCCTTACTCCCTGGACGCCTTGGTGGTTCGGGCCATCACCGGCAAGGAGTTTCCCGAGGGCGTACGGGCGATCAGCGTCATGGATCTGTACGATCTCGGCAGGGTGGTCCAGACCGGGCTGCCCATCACCGAGACCCTCATGAGCATAGCCGGTCATAACTACCGGGTGCCCATCGGCACGCCCGTCGGGCATATCCTGAACGCCCTGAGCATGGCCGTGTTTCCAGGCGACATCGCCGTGTTGGGCGGGCCGTTTCGCGGCGAGGCCATCTACAGCCTGGACCAGGGAGTGAAGAAGGGCGACCACGGCCTGTTCGTCACCTCTTCGGACGCCATTCCGGCGGTGCAGGATGCGGCGTGCATCAACTGCGGCGAGTGCGTCCTGCAATGCCCGGCCAGAATCCAGCCGCATCTCATCAGCCGTTGCGCCGAATATGAGCGGTTCGATGAGGCCGTGCGGTACGGCCTGAACAGTTGTTTCGAGTGCGGTCTGTGCGCCTTCAACTGCTTCGCCAGGCGTCCGTTGCTCCAGTACATCCGTTTCGCAAAGGCGCAGATCCTGGCCAAGGGACGCGATGCACGGTCTTAG
- a CDS encoding RnfABCDGE type electron transport complex subunit D yields MNPPILKAMSDISLRLTVSPPPHWRSGRTIQGMMQAHLLALTPAAVMAVFMYGWRAMSVVGMAGTAAVLTEVACLRLQKRDVDVDNYSALYAGVLFAFLLPVTAPWWLAAIGGALTIALGRAVFGGFGCNPVCAPLVAWAVCRFSWPEAMDIDLNLASFTLNSPVDQLMYFGVGSLGQFDYMDLFMGRQLGGLGSSQVAAVAAGGLFLLAARWIRLFIPFGFLAGVAGTAAVYWLIDPTVYADPIFHLLAGSTVFGAFFLATDTASSPVGKIPQTVFGLIAGAMVVVIRAHGVYPDGVPFAVMVANLLSPLLERLRPKYFGVR; encoded by the coding sequence ATGAATCCTCCCATACTCAAAGCGATGTCCGACATCTCTCTCAGGCTGACGGTTTCGCCGCCGCCCCATTGGCGGAGCGGGCGGACAATTCAGGGCATGATGCAGGCCCATCTGCTGGCCCTGACGCCTGCCGCCGTCATGGCGGTGTTCATGTATGGCTGGCGGGCGATGTCCGTGGTGGGCATGGCTGGAACCGCCGCCGTGCTCACCGAGGTGGCGTGCCTGCGTCTCCAGAAGCGGGATGTGGACGTGGACAATTATTCGGCCCTGTACGCCGGAGTGTTGTTCGCTTTCCTGCTCCCTGTCACTGCGCCCTGGTGGCTGGCGGCCATTGGCGGCGCGTTGACCATAGCGCTGGGCCGGGCCGTGTTCGGCGGGTTCGGATGCAATCCGGTCTGCGCCCCGCTGGTGGCATGGGCCGTGTGCCGGTTCTCCTGGCCCGAGGCCATGGACATCGACCTGAACCTGGCGAGCTTCACGCTCAACAGCCCGGTGGACCAGCTCATGTATTTCGGGGTCGGCAGTCTCGGCCAGTTCGACTATATGGACCTGTTCATGGGACGCCAACTCGGCGGGCTCGGCTCTTCTCAGGTCGCGGCCGTGGCCGCGGGCGGACTCTTTCTGCTCGCCGCCCGCTGGATTCGCCTGTTCATCCCGTTCGGCTTCCTCGCCGGGGTTGCAGGCACGGCGGCAGTCTATTGGCTGATCGATCCCACGGTTTACGCCGACCCCATATTCCATTTGCTGGCGGGCAGCACCGTGTTCGGAGCGTTCTTCCTGGCCACGGACACCGCGTCCAGCCCGGTGGGCAAGATTCCGCAGACCGTATTCGGGCTTATCGCCGGAGCGATGGTCGTGGTCATCCGCGCGCACGGGGTATACCCCGACGGCGTGCCTTTCGCCGTCATGGTGGCGAATCTGCTCAGCCCGCTGTTGGAACGTCTTCGCCCCAAATACTTCGGAGTGAGATAA
- the rnfG gene encoding RnfABCDGE type electron transport complex subunit G, protein MREIVNMIVVLSLICAASGTLLVNLKRATRERIEQQVLVNVQGPALMAVLEGCDNDPIAERRTVGGVTVFPARRDGRLVGVAFETFAPGYSGDIGVMTGFDLGADRLIGIGVTTQTETPGVGTRIMKPAFLKQFKGHGLDAMALSSKSGDIDAVAGATFSSSGAVDAVRKALDVYRDIKPQIADLWPAS, encoded by the coding sequence ATGCGTGAAATAGTCAATATGATCGTGGTCTTGTCGCTCATCTGCGCCGCCTCGGGCACCCTGCTGGTCAATTTGAAGCGGGCCACCCGGGAGCGGATCGAGCAGCAGGTTCTCGTCAATGTCCAGGGACCGGCCCTGATGGCGGTGCTCGAAGGGTGCGACAACGATCCAATCGCCGAACGGCGGACCGTGGGCGGCGTCACGGTGTTTCCGGCAAGACGCGACGGGAGGCTGGTGGGCGTGGCCTTCGAGACCTTCGCTCCCGGATATTCCGGGGACATCGGGGTAATGACCGGTTTCGACCTGGGCGCGGACCGACTCATCGGCATCGGCGTCACCACCCAGACCGAAACCCCCGGAGTGGGCACCAGGATCATGAAGCCCGCCTTTCTCAAGCAGTTCAAGGGCCACGGGCTCGACGCCATGGCCCTGAGTTCGAAGAGCGGCGACATCGACGCCGTGGCCGGGGCGACCTTCTCGTCTTCCGGCGCGGTGGACGCAGTGCGCAAGGCTCTGGACGTCTATAGGGACATCAAGCCTCAAATCGCCGACCTCTGGCCGGCGTCCTAA
- the rsxE gene encoding electron transport complex subunit RsxE: protein MSSIRKEFLKGLWDELPPFRVVLGLCPTLAVTSTAENGFGMGVAVLFVLTLSNAIISAMRKIIPGKVRIACFIVIAASLVVAVELLMQAYTYSLYQKLGIFVPLIVVNCIILGRAEAFASKNPVLPSIADGLGMGLGFTLSLTILGALREGLGNGTVFGLPVVWETFRPAHFLVMAPGAFVCLGVILAGMNALNRHLSRRKGEPAAEPQNAACASCASCNLCITAKREE, encoded by the coding sequence ATGAGTTCCATCAGGAAGGAATTTCTCAAGGGGCTGTGGGACGAATTGCCGCCGTTTCGGGTGGTGCTCGGGCTGTGCCCCACGCTGGCCGTGACCTCCACGGCGGAGAACGGCTTCGGCATGGGCGTGGCGGTGCTTTTCGTCCTGACCCTGTCCAACGCCATCATCTCGGCCATGCGAAAAATCATTCCGGGCAAGGTGCGCATCGCCTGCTTCATCGTCATCGCGGCATCCCTGGTGGTGGCCGTGGAGCTGCTCATGCAGGCGTACACCTACTCCCTGTATCAAAAACTGGGCATCTTCGTGCCGCTCATCGTGGTCAACTGCATCATCCTGGGCCGGGCGGAGGCGTTCGCATCGAAGAATCCGGTGCTGCCGTCCATCGCCGACGGGCTGGGCATGGGCCTGGGATTCACCCTGTCCCTGACCATTCTCGGCGCGTTGCGCGAAGGGCTCGGCAACGGCACGGTTTTCGGCCTCCCGGTGGTTTGGGAAACGTTCAGGCCTGCGCATTTCCTGGTCATGGCTCCGGGCGCGTTCGTTTGCCTGGGGGTGATCCTGGCGGGCATGAACGCCCTCAACCGCCATCTGAGCCGCCGAAAGGGCGAGCCCGCCGCCGAACCGCAGAATGCGGCCTGCGCCTCCTGTGCGTCGTGCAACCTCTGCATAACGGCCAAGAGGGAGGAGTAG
- a CDS encoding electron transport complex protein RnfA: MEYFMLFISAIFINNIVLVQYLGTCPFMGTSKSTDVAFGMGAAVIFVMLMATAFTWPLQRYVLTPFGIGYLQTIVFILVIASLVQFVEMFLKKVVPPLHASLGLFLPLITTNCAVMGVAIMVQRNQYSFVKAMAFSLASGIGFLIALIIVSAIRERLDLSPVPVVFRGIPVALVTAGVMSLVFLAFQGMAA, encoded by the coding sequence ATGGAATACTTCATGCTGTTCATCTCGGCCATTTTCATCAACAACATCGTTCTGGTCCAATATCTCGGCACCTGTCCGTTCATGGGCACCTCCAAGTCCACGGACGTGGCCTTCGGCATGGGCGCTGCGGTCATCTTCGTCATGCTCATGGCCACGGCGTTCACCTGGCCGCTGCAACGGTACGTGTTGACTCCCTTCGGCATCGGATATCTCCAGACCATCGTCTTCATTTTGGTCATCGCTTCCCTGGTTCAGTTCGTGGAGATGTTCCTGAAAAAGGTCGTGCCGCCGCTGCACGCCTCCCTCGGGCTGTTCCTGCCACTGATAACCACCAACTGCGCGGTCATGGGTGTGGCCATCATGGTTCAGCGCAACCAGTATTCATTCGTCAAGGCAATGGCTTTTTCCCTCGCTTCGGGGATCGGTTTCCTCATCGCCTTGATAATCGTCTCCGCCATCCGGGAGCGGCTGGATCTCTCTCCGGTTCCGGTCGTCTTCCGCGGCATTCCGGTGGCGCTCGTCACGGCGGGAGTCATGTCCCTGGTCTTCCTCGCCTTTCAGGGCATGGCCGCATAA
- a CDS encoding FAD-dependent oxidoreductase yields the protein MVASSILVLFFLGFSAASILAVASRILRVEEDPRVARVEACLPGANCGGCGYPGCSAAAAAIVSGQAPPEVCVAGNQETSARIAAIIGSEVSFKEPKVATNICSGGSRANLLFDYKGVEDCRAEALLYGGEKSCGLGCIGLGTCVKVCGFNAIRLSGAGLPVVDWNACRSCGKCAEACPTGAIRISSVTSVLLHLNQTDDCLAPCMQKCPAQINVRRFIQQLRQGDMRGALMTIKEHNPLPLLVGRICPAPCENICRRKIVDEGVAIHTLQRFAADWEMRSGIRVPLFCNPPSGHRVAIIGSGPAGLSCAYFLRRVGHEPVIFEKRAHIGGMMRGVIPEYRLPKKVVDWEVQTILNLGVEARTNVAFGRDVTLADLEREGFEAVFIATGAWKVPPLGIENDNAQGVLDAVSFLYGVGREYTDLRGKRVVVVGGSNTAMDVARSAARLGAEVVALVPSIQRKMSANKDEVLRALEIGADLRYLTAPLGIEAENGTVRGVKYCDLAYDDPEKAKGDPKPVAGTAMFVAADLVVAAMDRVVDDSLLRDAEGKPLFKMDRKTGGISANPTTLQTDIPNVFVGGEAHTGRNIMIQAVSDGRRAARAIHFHVTRGTVPEPDNQQVQVIPETILKDMRVTYSIPRVQIPLIGMDERRHTFREEVAGSITYEAARKEASRCLRCGLTCYDADAGAEYTLDDDVKLICASGGE from the coding sequence ATGGTAGCCTCATCCATACTGGTTCTGTTCTTCCTGGGGTTTTCGGCCGCATCCATTCTGGCCGTCGCTTCCCGCATCCTCCGCGTGGAGGAGGACCCTCGCGTTGCCCGGGTGGAAGCCTGCCTTCCCGGGGCCAACTGCGGCGGGTGCGGCTATCCCGGGTGTTCCGCCGCAGCCGCCGCGATAGTCAGCGGCCAGGCCCCGCCCGAGGTTTGCGTGGCGGGCAACCAGGAGACTTCGGCTCGCATCGCCGCGATCATCGGTTCCGAGGTGAGTTTCAAGGAGCCCAAGGTCGCCACGAACATCTGTAGCGGAGGCTCCCGGGCCAATCTGCTTTTCGACTATAAGGGCGTGGAGGACTGCCGCGCCGAGGCTCTGCTCTACGGCGGCGAAAAATCGTGCGGCCTCGGCTGCATCGGGCTGGGCACCTGCGTCAAGGTTTGCGGGTTCAACGCCATCCGCCTGAGCGGGGCGGGGCTTCCCGTTGTGGACTGGAACGCCTGCCGGTCCTGCGGCAAGTGCGCCGAGGCGTGCCCCACCGGGGCCATCCGTATATCCAGCGTGACCAGCGTACTGCTTCACCTCAACCAGACCGACGACTGCCTCGCTCCGTGTATGCAGAAGTGCCCGGCCCAGATCAACGTGCGCCGTTTCATTCAGCAGCTCAGGCAGGGCGACATGCGCGGCGCGCTCATGACCATCAAGGAACATAACCCGCTGCCCCTGTTGGTGGGGCGCATCTGTCCGGCTCCGTGCGAGAACATCTGCCGCCGCAAGATCGTGGACGAAGGCGTGGCCATCCACACTCTTCAGCGGTTTGCGGCGGATTGGGAAATGCGGTCCGGCATTCGCGTGCCATTGTTTTGCAATCCTCCGAGCGGCCATAGGGTGGCCATCATAGGAAGTGGTCCGGCAGGGCTTTCCTGCGCCTATTTCCTGCGCCGCGTGGGGCATGAACCGGTCATTTTCGAGAAGCGGGCCCACATAGGCGGCATGATGCGCGGCGTCATCCCCGAATACCGTCTGCCCAAAAAGGTGGTGGATTGGGAGGTCCAGACCATTCTCAATCTCGGGGTGGAAGCCCGTACCAATGTGGCCTTCGGACGCGACGTGACCCTCGCCGACCTCGAAAGGGAAGGATTCGAAGCGGTCTTCATCGCCACCGGGGCGTGGAAGGTGCCGCCGCTCGGCATCGAGAACGACAATGCGCAAGGCGTGTTGGACGCGGTCTCTTTCCTATACGGCGTGGGGCGCGAATACACCGACCTTCGCGGAAAGAGAGTGGTGGTCGTGGGCGGCAGCAACACCGCCATGGACGTCGCCCGGTCCGCCGCCCGTCTGGGAGCCGAAGTCGTGGCGCTGGTGCCGAGCATCCAGCGCAAGATGTCCGCCAACAAGGATGAGGTTCTGCGTGCCCTGGAGATCGGCGCGGATCTTCGCTACCTGACCGCGCCGCTCGGCATCGAGGCGGAGAACGGAACCGTTCGGGGCGTGAAATACTGTGATCTGGCCTATGACGACCCGGAAAAGGCCAAGGGCGATCCGAAGCCCGTGGCAGGAACCGCAATGTTTGTCGCGGCCGATCTGGTCGTTGCGGCCATGGACCGCGTGGTGGACGACAGCCTTTTGCGCGATGCGGAAGGCAAGCCTTTATTCAAGATGGACAGGAAGACGGGCGGGATCAGCGCGAACCCAACCACGTTGCAAACCGACATCCCCAACGTGTTCGTGGGTGGAGAGGCCCACACGGGTCGCAACATCATGATCCAGGCGGTGTCCGACGGACGCCGCGCAGCCCGCGCCATTCACTTCCATGTGACTCGGGGGACCGTGCCGGAACCGGACAATCAGCAGGTCCAGGTCATCCCGGAAACGATCCTCAAGGACATGCGTGTGACCTATTCCATACCCAGGGTGCAGATCCCCCTGATCGGCATGGACGAGCGCAGGCATACCTTCAGGGAGGAAGTGGCCGGTTCCATCACCTATGAGGCGGCCAGAAAGGAGGCCAGCCGCTGCCTGCGATGCGGATTGACCTGCTATGACGCCGACGCCGGGGCCGAGTACACCCTGGATGACGACGTCAAGCTGATCTGCGCTTCGGGCGGGGAGTAG
- the speB gene encoding agmatinase, with product MASHFLEGEIDNARPEEAAFHVIPVPLESSVSYGGGTAKGPAAIMEASTQLELWDGKSVPAKDGIHTAEPVDCSGNISKTLDRIEDAVTFAMECEAMPLVLGGEHTVTLGALRALKQKYRKFGIVQFDAHADLRNSYEGSLYSHACVMRRAADDLGLSLFQIGVRALCTEEVEYRRTNDIPHLDARELFLKGIPKHLLPTDFPDRIYITFDVDGLDPSVIRATGTPVPGGVGWHEALSLLEAAVRDRTLIGADVVELAPADGDHASDFASAQLAYFIMGLKPAN from the coding sequence ATGGCTTCGCACTTTCTCGAAGGCGAAATCGACAACGCACGGCCGGAAGAGGCCGCTTTCCACGTCATTCCGGTTCCCCTTGAGTCGTCCGTCTCATACGGCGGCGGGACCGCCAAAGGCCCGGCCGCCATTATGGAGGCGTCCACGCAACTGGAACTGTGGGACGGCAAATCCGTGCCCGCGAAGGACGGTATCCACACAGCGGAGCCCGTGGACTGCTCGGGCAATATTTCCAAGACCCTCGACCGAATCGAGGACGCCGTCACATTCGCCATGGAATGCGAGGCGATGCCCTTGGTCCTCGGTGGCGAACACACCGTGACACTCGGCGCGCTCCGGGCATTGAAACAAAAATACAGGAAGTTCGGCATAGTCCAGTTCGACGCCCACGCCGACCTCCGGAATTCCTACGAAGGCTCGCTCTACAGCCACGCATGTGTCATGCGCCGCGCCGCCGACGACCTCGGCCTGAGCCTCTTCCAGATCGGCGTCCGCGCCCTGTGTACGGAAGAGGTGGAATACAGGCGGACCAACGACATCCCCCATCTCGACGCGCGCGAGCTGTTTTTGAAAGGCATCCCCAAACACCTTCTGCCTACCGATTTCCCGGATCGAATCTACATCACATTCGATGTGGACGGACTGGACCCATCGGTCATCCGGGCCACCGGCACTCCGGTTCCGGGAGGCGTCGGATGGCATGAGGCCCTGTCGCTCCTCGAAGCAGCCGTACGGGACAGGACTCTCATCGGCGCCGACGTCGTTGAGCTGGCCCCCGCGGACGGCGATCACGCATCTGATTTCGCCTCCGCCCAGTTGGCCTACTTCATCATGGGCCTCAAACCGGCAAATTAG
- the nspC gene encoding carboxynorspermidine decarboxylase, protein MNGRLEYRFDPKRVATPSYVIDEGLLKENLEVLASVRDRAGCKVLLALKCFAMHAVFPLLAETLDGICASSPHEARLGREEFGREVHTFAAGYSEADIRDLCETSDHIVFNSFAQLDRFRPLVRELAEAAGRNIELALRINPEHSEGATPIYDPCSPGSRLGIRRAQFDADSLDGITGLHWHNLCEQDADCLERTIEAVERNFSDVLPRMKYVNFGGGHHITRPGYDVDLLVSLITRFKKKWNVEVYLEPGEAVALNAGYLVAEVLDVVQADMPVAIMDSAVPCHMPDVIEMPYRPHIVGSGEVEEKAWTCRIGGPSCLTGDVAGEYSFDHPVRTGDRLVFTDMAIYSMVKTNTFNGIQLPSMYLFKPDSDAMTLVRSFGYEDFKNRLS, encoded by the coding sequence GTGAACGGCCGCCTGGAATACCGTTTCGACCCCAAGCGGGTCGCGACACCATCCTATGTCATCGACGAGGGCCTCCTGAAAGAGAATCTGGAGGTCCTCGCCTCTGTCAGGGACCGGGCGGGCTGCAAAGTGCTGCTCGCGCTGAAGTGCTTCGCCATGCACGCCGTGTTCCCCCTGCTGGCGGAAACACTGGACGGCATCTGCGCCAGTTCGCCCCACGAGGCGCGGCTGGGGCGGGAAGAGTTCGGACGCGAGGTGCACACGTTTGCAGCCGGATATTCCGAGGCGGACATTCGGGACCTGTGCGAAACGAGCGACCACATAGTGTTCAACTCCTTTGCCCAGCTCGATCGTTTCCGTCCGCTGGTGCGGGAGCTGGCCGAAGCCGCCGGACGCAATATCGAGCTCGCCCTGCGCATCAACCCCGAGCACTCCGAAGGGGCCACCCCCATTTATGACCCCTGCTCTCCCGGCTCAAGGCTGGGCATCCGCCGGGCGCAGTTCGACGCGGACAGCCTCGACGGCATCACGGGCCTGCACTGGCACAATCTGTGCGAACAGGACGCCGACTGCCTGGAAAGGACCATAGAAGCCGTGGAACGGAATTTCTCCGACGTGCTGCCGCGCATGAAGTACGTCAACTTCGGCGGCGGGCACCATATCACCCGCCCCGGCTATGACGTAGACCTGCTGGTCAGCCTCATTACCCGTTTCAAGAAGAAATGGAACGTCGAGGTCTACCTGGAACCGGGCGAGGCCGTGGCGCTCAACGCCGGGTATCTCGTCGCGGAAGTCCTTGATGTCGTGCAGGCCGACATGCCCGTGGCGATAATGGATTCCGCCGTGCCGTGCCATATGCCCGACGTCATCGAAATGCCCTACCGCCCGCATATCGTCGGTTCCGGCGAGGTCGAGGAAAAGGCATGGACTTGCCGGATCGGCGGCCCTTCCTGCCTGACCGGCGACGTGGCCGGGGAATACTCGTTCGACCACCCGGTACGAACCGGCGACCGTCTGGTTTTCACCGACATGGCCATCTATTCCATGGTCAAGACGAACACCTTCAACGGCATTCAATTGCCGTCCATGTATCTTTTCAAGCCCGATTCGGATGCAATGACTCTAGTCCGCTCATTCGGCTACGAGGACTTCAAAAACCGGCTTTCCTAG
- a CDS encoding saccharopine dehydrogenase family protein, producing MSKVLIIGAGGVGSVAVHKCAQVPEVFSEIHLASRTKSKCDAIAESVRKRTGVDVPTYQVDADNVAETVELINRIKPDLLVNLALPYQDLTLMDACLETGVNYLDTANYEPPSEAKFEYKWQWAYQDRFKEAGLMALLGSGFDPGVTNVFAAHAMKHHFDEIHVLDIIDCNAGDHGQAFATNFNPEINIREITQRGRYWERGEWVETDPLSWSMSYDFPEGIGQKKCYLMYHEELESLVMHIKGLKRARFWMTFGDAYLNHLRVLEGIGMTSIEPVEYNGQMIQPLQFLKAVLPEPGSLGPLTKGRTCIGNVMKGVKDGKEKQLYVYNICSHEAAYEEVGSQAISYTTGVPAMIGAMMMLTGKWSGEGVFHMEQFDPDPFMTALNKHGLPWQEVEL from the coding sequence ATGTCCAAGGTTCTGATCATCGGCGCCGGAGGCGTCGGCAGCGTGGCGGTGCACAAGTGTGCCCAGGTTCCCGAGGTGTTCAGCGAAATCCACCTCGCCAGCCGTACCAAGTCCAAGTGCGACGCCATTGCCGAATCGGTCAGGAAGCGCACCGGAGTCGACGTCCCCACTTACCAGGTCGATGCGGACAACGTGGCCGAAACCGTGGAGCTCATCAACAGGATCAAACCGGACCTGCTGGTGAACCTGGCCCTGCCCTACCAGGACCTGACGCTCATGGACGCGTGTCTTGAAACCGGCGTCAACTACCTCGACACGGCCAACTACGAGCCGCCGAGCGAAGCCAAATTCGAATACAAATGGCAGTGGGCGTACCAGGACCGCTTCAAGGAAGCGGGCCTCATGGCCCTGCTCGGCTCCGGATTCGATCCGGGCGTCACCAACGTGTTCGCGGCCCACGCCATGAAGCACCACTTCGACGAAATCCACGTGCTCGACATCATCGACTGCAATGCGGGCGATCACGGGCAGGCGTTCGCCACCAACTTCAACCCGGAAATCAACATCCGCGAGATCACCCAGCGCGGCCGGTACTGGGAGCGCGGCGAATGGGTCGAAACCGATCCCCTGTCCTGGTCCATGAGCTACGACTTTCCTGAAGGCATCGGCCAAAAGAAATGCTACCTCATGTACCATGAAGAGCTGGAATCCCTGGTCATGCACATCAAGGGCCTCAAACGCGCCCGTTTCTGGATGACCTTCGGCGACGCCTATCTCAACCATCTGCGCGTGCTGGAGGGCATCGGCATGACTTCCATCGAACCCGTCGAGTACAACGGCCAGATGATCCAGCCGCTTCAATTCCTCAAGGCGGTCCTGCCCGAGCCCGGCTCCCTCGGCCCTCTGACCAAGGGACGCACCTGCATCGGCAACGTCATGAAGGGCGTCAAGGACGGCAAGGAAAAGCAGCTGTACGTCTACAACATCTGCTCCCACGAAGCCGCCTACGAGGAAGTCGGCTCCCAGGCCATCTCCTACACCACAGGCGTCCCGGCCATGATCGGCGCCATGATGATGCTCACCGGCAAATGGTCCGGCGAAGGCGTCTTCCACATGGAACAATTCGATCCCGATCCGTTCATGACTGCCCTGAACAAGCACGGCCTGCCCTGGCAGGAAGTGGAGCTGTAG